DNA sequence from the Primulina huaijiensis isolate GDHJ02 unplaced genomic scaffold, ASM1229523v2 scaffold206554, whole genome shotgun sequence genome:
AGACTCGGATTATACGCTGCAGACTCGATGTAAGAACCCCTGTACACTTTCCCTTCACAATCCATTAGCGCCACGCCAGACGGGCAACTGCTGTAGGGAGCATGTGCACTGTTAGCAGCTTCCAACGCCGATTTTCTCAATTGGGCTTCGTCAAGATCGTGTTTTTCGCAATTCCCATTACCCAATTTTCCCACATTCGAATTCCCATTGCAAAGATTCCTGGGATTTGATGCATCATTTAATGGTGACAGAACCAACCGATTGTGATGGGATTCAAGGAGAAGGGGAGTTTCTTGATCCAGCAAATCATGCGGGCCGAACGGATTCGGTAGAATTTCGGATAAGGGCTTAAAGGTGGGATCTTTAAGCCCACCTTTTAATTCAAGATTTTCTGTAAAATCTTCTGAATCGGCGGTAATGTGGATTCTCACGGAGGAGGAGAAGCGGATCTCCTGCAAGAATTGTCGGCAGTGGCCACAGGGTGCCGCAGAGACGGCAAACGAGAGGAGGCGGGGGCAGCGGTGGACCGCTAGATTTGTGAGAAGGAACTGCTCCGCGTGCACGGAGTGATGCAAGGGCACTCCGGGGAATTCAAGATTGACGCCGTAGTACACACAGCCGTCGGAGCCGAGTCCAACGGCGCCGACATGGAAGTTGGAGATGGGTGGGCGAGCTAAGGCCTGGGCAGAGTCGACGAGGTGGGGGAGAAGGTGCTGTACAGATGGAAGGCTCAAGTATTTGGCCATGGATTCTGCTTCAGAAGCATCTGTAACGAATTGGGATACCTTGGAATCCATGGATGATTGCTTGCGATtattttttgaagaaatttttggGGACAGAGATTGGATTTTGAAGAATGGTGGGAGTGGGGGAGGAACGATGGTGAGAAGGTGGTTGGTATTTATAGGATTTTGAGTTGGTGGTGGTCTTTTTAAATTGGAATTAGGAGAGGTGCTGTTCTTGCATCACATAATTTTGTCctctttttataattatttgttttgtttttattatttttttggacaAATTGAGTGAATTTGATGAATCTCCATTGCAATATTTAATcttgtgaaa
Encoded proteins:
- the LOC140966464 gene encoding cytidine deaminase 1-like, coding for MDSKVSQFVTDASEAESMAKYLSLPSVQHLLPHLVDSAQALARPPISNFHVGAVGLGSDGCVYYGVNLEFPGVPLHHSVHAEQFLLTNLAVHRCPRLLSFAVSAAPCGHCRQFLQEIRFSSSVRIHITADSEDFTENLELKGGLKDPTFKPLSEILPNPFGPHDLLDQETPLLLESHHNRLVLSPLNDASNPRNLCNGNSNVGKLGNGNCEKHDLDEAQLRKSALEAANSAHAPYSSCPSGVALMDCEGKVYRGSYIESAAYNP